A DNA window from Mucilaginibacter xinganensis contains the following coding sequences:
- a CDS encoding cadherin-like beta sandwich domain-containing protein yields the protein MNTRLVNRKAASKIKSNQFTGPYISYTSPQTYVAGTAITPLAPVISGGVAASPAYSSSTTTLGSGFNIPAGIAVDGAGNIYIGDQNNNVVKKIPGGTGTPVVIGTGFNTPDGVAVDAAGNVYVADDGNNLVKKIPVGGGPIITLGSGFLQPFNVAVDGAGNVYVADRGNNAVKEIPVGGGAVITLGSGFVTPTGVAVDAYGNVYVADFGNSAIKKIPVGGGAPVTLGSGFSTPFGVAVDGSGNVFVTDYGNKQVKEIPVSGGPILTVGSGYSFLFGVAVDGSNNVFVTDYGNNAVKEINPVGGYYISPALPAGLSFNNTTGIISGTPAAASPATNYTVTVYNNSGSNTATLNLKVNAVSISYTSPQTYVAGTAITPLAPVISGGVAASPAYSSSTTTLGSGFNIPAGIAVDGAGNIYIGDQNNNVVKKIPGGTGTPVVIGTGFNTPDGVAVDAAGNVYVADDGNNLVKKIPVGGGPIITLGSGFLQPFNVAVDGAGNVYVADRGNNAVKEIPVGGGAVITLGSGFVTPTGVAVDAYGNVYVADFGNSAIKKIPVGGGAPVTLGSGFSTPFGVAVDGSGNVFVTDYGNKQVKEIPVSGGPILTVGSGYSFLFGVAVDGSNNVFVTDYGNNAVKEINPVGGYYISPALPAGLSFNNTTGIISGTPAAASPATNYTVTVYNNSGSNTATLNLKVNAVSISYTSPQTYVAGTAITPLAPVISGGVAASPAYSSSTTTLGSGFNIPAGIAVDGAGNIYIGDQNNNVVKKIPGGTGTPVVIGTGFNTPDGVAVDAAGNVYVADDGNNLVKKIPVGGGPIITLGSGFLQPFNVAVDGAGNVYVADRGNNAVKEIPVGGGAVITLGSGFVTPTGVAVDAYGNVYVADFGNSAIKKIPVGGGAPVTLGSGFSTPFGVAVDGSGNVFVTDYGNKQVKEIPVSGGPILTVGSGYSFLFGVAVDGSNNVFVTDYGNNAVKEINPVGGYYISPALPAGLSFNNTTGIISGTPAAASPATNYTVTVYNNSGSNTATLNLKVNAVSISYTSPQTYVAGTAITPLAPVISGGVAASPAYSSSTTTLGSGFNIPAGIAVDGAGNIYIGDQNNNVVKKIPGGTGTPVVIGTGFNTPDGVAVDAAGNVYVADDGNNLVKKIPVGGGPIITLGSGFLQPFNVAVDGAGNVYVADRGNNAVKEIPVGGGAVITLGSGFVTPTGVAVDAYGNVYVADFGNSAIKKIPVGGGAPVTLGSGFSTPFGVAVDGSGNVFVTDYGNKQVKEIPVSGGPILTVGSGYSFLFGVAVDGSNNVFVTDYGNNAVKEINPVGGYYISPALPAGLSFNNTTGIISGTPAAASPATNYTVTVYNNSGSNTATLNLKVNAVSISYTSPQTYVAGTAITPLAPVISGGVAASPAYSSSTTTLGSGFNIPAGIAVDGAGNIYIGDQNNNVVKKIPGGTGTPVVIGTGFNTPDGVAVDAAGNVYVADDGNNLVKKIPVGGGPIITLGSGFLQPFNVAVDGAGNVYVADRGNNAVKEIPVGGGAVITLGSGFVTPTGVAVDAYGNVYVADFGNSAIKKIPVGGGAPVTLGSGFSTPFGVAVDGSGNVFVTDYGNKQVKEIPVSGGPILTVGSGYSFLFGVAVDGSNNVFVTDYGNNAVKEINPVGGYYISPALPAGLSFNNTTGIISGTPAAASPATNYTVTVYNNSGSNTATLNLKVITGASNTYLTNLAISKGVLSPTFAAGTISYTAIVPNAFSSITLTPTAGDPDATIKVNGAAVVSGTASANLPLVAGKNIISTVVKSSNGAAAKTYTLTMTRAAAGLSTNALLTSIKVTPATPLVTVVGSGYKNYFTSVPNSQTSLQVTSVVQDANATIKVNGTLVASGAPSAAIPLVAGSNVITVIVTAPDSATTKSFIITATRAPASNATLANLKPSKGILSPVFAPGTNAYTTIVPNATTSITVTPTPGDPDATVRVNGVIVAPGAASASQPLVEGTNVINILVTASDAITTQSYTLTVTRAAAGLSTNALLTSLKFSPASTFVTVSGPDYKDYTSAVPNSETSLQVIAVAADANAVIKVNGITVASGVASQVIPLVVGSNIISVVVTAQDNATVKSFVTTVNRAASSNANLANLTISSGTLSPAFASAVTSYTASVANAVSSIKITPTTSDAGATVTVNGTAVASGAASASLPLAIGTNTITTVVTAADASTKTYTLTVTRISNNALLTSLKFSPASAFVTVSGPDYRDYTSAVPNSETSLQVIAVASDANATIKVNGTIVASGVASQVIPLAVGSNVVSVVVTAQDGVTNKSFITTVTRAAASMASQYTETPADSLKTTDESLVVRPAISPNGDGINDVLIISNIEKYPDNKLTIINAAGAEIYQATGYDNINKVFDGHSNKTMALQKPGTYFYQLEYNDKGRAKYKTGYILLKY from the coding sequence ATGAACACCCGGCTTGTTAACAGAAAAGCCGCATCAAAAATAAAATCAAACCAATTTACAGGCCCATATATCAGTTATACCAGTCCACAGACGTATGTAGCGGGGACGGCGATCACGCCTCTTGCGCCGGTGATCAGTGGCGGGGTAGCGGCCTCACCGGCTTACAGCAGCAGTACAACAACGCTGGGATCGGGCTTTAACATCCCTGCGGGGATAGCGGTAGACGGTGCGGGGAATATCTATATCGGGGACCAGAACAACAACGTGGTCAAAAAGATCCCGGGCGGCACGGGTACGCCGGTGGTTATCGGGACGGGGTTCAACACCCCAGACGGCGTAGCGGTAGATGCAGCGGGGAATGTGTATGTGGCCGACGACGGGAATAACCTGGTGAAGAAGATCCCGGTAGGTGGCGGTCCGATCATCACGCTGGGCTCGGGCTTTCTGCAGCCGTTCAATGTGGCGGTAGATGGCGCGGGTAACGTTTATGTGGCAGACCGGGGGAACAATGCGGTGAAAGAGATCCCTGTGGGTGGCGGCGCAGTGATCACGCTGGGGTCGGGCTTTGTGACCCCGACGGGCGTAGCGGTAGATGCGTACGGGAATGTATATGTGGCAGACTTTGGGAACAGCGCGATCAAGAAGATCCCCGTGGGTGGCGGTGCACCGGTGACACTGGGTTCGGGGTTCAGCACGCCATTCGGGGTAGCGGTAGACGGATCGGGGAACGTGTTTGTGACGGACTACGGGAACAAGCAGGTGAAGGAGATCCCGGTATCGGGGGGTCCGATCCTGACGGTGGGCTCAGGGTACAGTTTTCTGTTCGGGGTAGCGGTAGACGGGTCGAATAACGTGTTTGTGACAGACTACGGGAACAATGCGGTAAAAGAGATCAACCCGGTTGGGGGCTATTACATCAGCCCTGCCTTACCGGCGGGACTAAGCTTTAACAATACCACGGGCATCATCAGCGGCACACCAGCGGCAGCGAGCCCGGCAACAAATTATACGGTAACGGTTTATAATAACAGCGGCAGCAATACGGCTACCCTGAACCTGAAAGTAAACGCGGTAAGCATCAGTTATACCAGTCCACAGACGTATGTAGCGGGGACGGCGATCACGCCTCTTGCGCCGGTGATCAGTGGCGGGGTAGCGGCCTCACCGGCTTACAGCAGCAGTACAACAACGCTGGGATCGGGCTTTAACATCCCTGCGGGGATAGCGGTAGACGGTGCGGGGAATATCTATATCGGGGACCAGAACAACAACGTGGTCAAAAAGATCCCGGGCGGCACGGGTACGCCGGTGGTTATCGGGACGGGGTTCAACACCCCAGACGGCGTAGCGGTAGATGCAGCGGGGAATGTGTATGTGGCCGACGACGGGAATAACCTGGTGAAGAAGATCCCGGTAGGTGGCGGTCCGATCATCACGCTGGGCTCGGGCTTTCTGCAGCCGTTCAATGTGGCGGTAGATGGCGCGGGTAACGTTTATGTGGCAGACCGGGGGAACAATGCGGTGAAAGAGATCCCCGTGGGTGGCGGCGCAGTGATCACGCTGGGGTCGGGCTTTGTGACCCCGACGGGCGTAGCGGTAGATGCGTACGGGAATGTATATGTGGCAGACTTTGGGAACAGCGCGATCAAGAAGATCCCCGTGGGTGGCGGTGCACCGGTGACACTGGGTTCGGGGTTCAGCACGCCATTCGGGGTAGCGGTAGACGGATCGGGGAACGTGTTTGTGACGGACTACGGGAACAAGCAGGTGAAGGAGATCCCGGTATCGGGGGGTCCGATCCTGACGGTGGGCTCAGGGTACAGTTTTCTGTTCGGGGTAGCGGTAGACGGGTCGAATAACGTGTTTGTGACAGACTACGGGAACAATGCGGTAAAAGAGATCAACCCGGTTGGGGGCTATTACATCAGCCCTGCCTTACCGGCGGGACTAAGCTTTAACAATACCACGGGCATCATCAGCGGCACACCAGCGGCAGCGAGCCCGGCAACAAATTATACGGTAACGGTTTATAATAACAGCGGCAGCAATACGGCTACCCTGAACCTGAAAGTAAACGCGGTAAGCATCAGTTATACCAGTCCACAGACGTATGTAGCGGGGACGGCGATCACGCCTCTTGCGCCGGTGATCAGTGGCGGGGTAGCGGCCTCACCGGCTTACAGCAGCAGTACAACAACGCTGGGATCGGGCTTTAACATCCCTGCGGGGATAGCGGTAGACGGTGCGGGGAATATCTATATCGGGGACCAGAACAACAACGTGGTCAAAAAGATCCCGGGCGGCACGGGTACGCCGGTGGTTATCGGGACGGGGTTCAACACCCCAGACGGCGTAGCGGTAGATGCAGCGGGGAATGTGTATGTGGCCGACGACGGGAATAACCTGGTGAAGAAGATCCCGGTAGGTGGCGGTCCGATCATCACGCTGGGCTCGGGCTTTCTGCAGCCGTTCAATGTGGCGGTAGATGGCGCGGGTAACGTTTATGTGGCAGACCGGGGGAACAATGCGGTGAAAGAGATCCCTGTGGGTGGCGGCGCAGTGATCACGCTGGGGTCGGGCTTTGTGACCCCGACGGGCGTAGCGGTAGATGCGTACGGGAATGTATATGTGGCAGACTTTGGGAACAGCGCGATCAAGAAGATCCCCGTGGGTGGCGGTGCACCGGTGACACTGGGTTCGGGGTTCAGCACGCCATTCGGGGTAGCGGTAGACGGATCGGGGAACGTGTTTGTGACGGACTACGGGAACAAGCAGGTGAAGGAGATCCCGGTATCGGGGGGTCCGATCCTGACGGTGGGCTCAGGGTACAGTTTTCTGTTCGGGGTAGCGGTAGACGGGTCGAATAACGTGTTTGTGACAGACTACGGGAACAATGCGGTAAAAGAGATCAACCCGGTTGGGGGCTATTACATCAGCCCTGCCTTACCGGCGGGACTAAGCTTTAACAATACCACGGGCATCATCAGCGGCACACCAGCGGCAGCGAGCCCGGCAACAAATTATACGGTAACGGTTTATAATAACAGCGGCAGCAATACGGCTACCCTGAACCTGAAAGTAAACGCGGTAAGCATCAGTTATACCAGTCCACAGACGTATGTAGCGGGGACGGCGATCACGCCTCTTGCGCCGGTGATCAGTGGCGGGGTAGCGGCCTCACCGGCTTACAGCAGCAGTACAACAACGCTGGGATCGGGCTTTAACATCCCTGCGGGGATAGCGGTAGACGGTGCGGGGAATATCTATATCGGGGACCAGAACAACAACGTGGTCAAAAAGATCCCGGGCGGCACGGGTACGCCGGTGGTTATCGGGACGGGGTTCAACACCCCAGACGGCGTAGCGGTAGATGCAGCGGGGAATGTGTATGTGGCCGACGACGGGAATAACCTGGTGAAGAAGATCCCGGTAGGTGGCGGTCCGATCATCACGCTGGGCTCGGGCTTTCTGCAGCCGTTCAATGTGGCGGTAGATGGCGCGGGTAACGTTTATGTGGCAGACCGGGGGAACAATGCGGTGAAAGAGATCCCCGTGGGTGGCGGCGCAGTGATCACGCTGGGGTCGGGCTTTGTGACCCCGACGGGCGTAGCGGTAGATGCGTACGGGAATGTATATGTGGCAGACTTTGGGAACAGCGCGATCAAGAAGATCCCCGTGGGTGGCGGTGCACCGGTGACACTGGGTTCGGGGTTCAGCACGCCATTCGGGGTAGCGGTAGACGGATCGGGGAACGTGTTTGTGACGGACTACGGGAACAAGCAGGTGAAGGAGATCCCGGTATCGGGGGGTCCGATCCTGACGGTGGGCTCAGGGTACAGTTTTCTGTTCGGGGTAGCGGTAGACGGGTCGAATAACGTGTTTGTGACAGACTACGGGAACAATGCGGTAAAAGAGATCAACCCGGTTGGGGGCTATTACATCAGCCCTGCCTTACCGGCGGGACTAAGCTTTAACAATACCACGGGCATCATCAGCGGCACACCAGCGGCAGCGAGCCCGGCAACAAATTATACGGTAACGGTTTATAATAACAGCGGCAGCAATACGGCTACCCTGAACCTGAAAGTAAACGCGGTAAGCATCAGTTATACCAGTCCACAGACGTATGTAGCGGGGACGGCGATCACGCCTCTTGCGCCGGTGATCAGTGGCGGGGTAGCGGCCTCACCGGCTTACAGCAGCAGTACAACAACGCTGGGATCGGGCTTTAACATCCCTGCGGGGATAGCGGTAGACGGTGCGGGGAATATCTATATCGGGGACCAGAACAACAACGTGGTCAAAAAGATCCCGGGCGGCACGGGTACGCCGGTGGTTATCGGGACGGGGTTCAACACCCCAGACGGCGTAGCGGTAGATGCAGCGGGGAATGTGTATGTGGCCGACGACGGGAATAACCTGGTGAAGAAGATCCCGGTAGGTGGCGGTCCGATCATCACGCTGGGCTCGGGCTTTCTGCAGCCGTTCAATGTGGCGGTAGATGGCGCGGGTAACGTTTATGTGGCAGACCGGGGGAACAATGCGGTGAAAGAGATCCCCGTGGGTGGCGGCGCAGTGATCACGCTGGGGTCGGGCTTTGTGACCCCGACGGGCGTAGCGGTAGATGCGTACGGGAATGTATATGTGGCAGACTTTGGGAACAGCGCGATCAAGAAGATCCCCGTGGGTGGCGGTGCACCGGTGACACTGGGTTCGGGGTTCAGCACGCCATTCGGGGTAGCGGTAGACGGATCGGGGAACGTGTTTGTGACGGACTACGGGAACAAGCAGGTGAAGGAGATCCCGGTATCGGGGGGTCCGATCCTGACGGTGGGCTCAGGGTACAGTTTTCTGTTCGGGGTAGCGGTAGACGGGTCGAATAACGTGTTTGTGACAGACTACGGGAACAATGCGGTAAAAGAGATCAACCCGGTTGGGGGCTATTACATCAGCCCTGCCTTACCGGCGGGACTAAGCTTTAACAATACCACGGGCATCATCAGCGGCACACCAGCGGCAGCGAGCCCGGCAACAAATTATACGGTAACGGTTTATAATAACAGCGGCAGCAATACGGCTACCCTGAACCTGAAAGTAATAACAGGGGCCAGTAATACATATCTTACAAATTTAGCAATAAGTAAAGGTGTACTGAGCCCAACATTTGCCGCAGGAACGATCAGTTATACCGCCATTGTACCAAATGCATTTTCATCAATAACGCTAACTCCAACTGCCGGTGATCCGGATGCTACAATAAAGGTTAACGGAGCGGCGGTAGTTTCCGGCACAGCTTCGGCAAACTTGCCATTAGTAGCGGGTAAAAATATTATTAGTACTGTGGTAAAGTCATCAAATGGCGCTGCTGCTAAAACTTATACGCTTACGATGACACGGGCCGCAGCCGGGTTATCAACCAATGCACTCTTAACATCAATAAAGGTAACTCCTGCTACGCCACTGGTTACTGTGGTTGGGTCGGGTTATAAAAATTATTTCACATCGGTACCCAATAGCCAAACCAGCTTACAAGTTACCTCGGTTGTTCAGGATGCTAACGCAACTATAAAAGTAAATGGAACTTTGGTTGCATCAGGAGCGCCATCAGCAGCAATTCCGCTTGTTGCGGGCAGTAATGTAATTACTGTGATAGTTACCGCGCCGGATAGCGCAACCACCAAAAGTTTTATTATTACCGCCACGCGTGCGCCTGCATCAAATGCGACCCTTGCTAACTTAAAACCGAGTAAAGGGATATTAAGTCCTGTTTTTGCGCCAGGCACAAACGCCTATACTACTATTGTACCAAACGCAACAACTTCCATAACTGTAACACCAACGCCCGGCGATCCGGATGCTACGGTAAGGGTGAACGGTGTAATTGTAGCACCGGGCGCTGCTTCTGCAAGCCAGCCATTGGTGGAGGGAACAAATGTCATTAATATCTTAGTAACAGCATCAGACGCTATCACTACGCAAAGCTATACATTAACGGTAACCAGGGCAGCGGCCGGGCTGTCAACCAATGCATTGTTGACCAGCCTTAAGTTCTCGCCGGCTTCCACGTTTGTTACGGTAAGCGGCCCTGATTATAAAGACTACACTTCCGCCGTACCCAATAGTGAAACCAGTCTGCAGGTTATAGCTGTAGCAGCTGATGCTAACGCCGTCATTAAAGTAAATGGTATTACCGTGGCGTCGGGAGTAGCCTCACAGGTAATTCCGCTTGTTGTAGGCAGTAACATTATCTCAGTTGTAGTAACGGCGCAGGATAACGCGACCGTCAAAAGTTTTGTAACCACCGTTAACCGTGCTGCGTCATCTAACGCTAATCTTGCAAACCTTACAATCAGTAGCGGCACACTAAGTCCTGCATTTGCAAGTGCTGTAACAAGCTATACAGCAAGCGTAGCCAATGCGGTAAGCTCCATTAAAATCACGCCGACTACAAGTGATGCCGGGGCTACGGTAACAGTTAACGGCACAGCCGTAGCGTCGGGAGCGGCTTCAGCAAGCCTGCCATTGGCGATAGGTACAAATACTATTACTACAGTAGTTACAGCGGCTGATGCTTCCACAAAAACATACACGCTAACGGTTACAAGGATTTCTAATAACGCACTGTTAACCAGTCTTAAATTTTCCCCTGCTTCCGCATTTGTTACGGTAAGCGGTCCGGATTACAGGGATTATACCTCAGCGGTACCGAACAGCGAAACCAGTTTGCAGGTTATCGCTGTAGCCAGCGATGCTAATGCAACTATAAAAGTAAACGGTACTATAGTGGCATCCGGTGTTGCCTCGCAGGTAATTCCGCTTGCTGTGGGAAGTAACGTTGTTTCCGTGGTGGTAACCGCGCAGGATGGAGTAACTAATAAAAGCTTTATCACAACAGTAACCCGCGCGGCGGCCAGCATGGCGAGTCAATATACCGAGACCCCTGCCGACAGTTTGAAAACAACAGATGAAAGCTTAGTAGTACGTCCTGCGATCTCTCCTAATGGTGATGGTATAAATGATGTGCTGATTATCAGTAATATTGAAAAATACCCAGATAATAAGCTTACCATTATTAACGCCGCCGGTGCAGAAATTTACCAGGCAACAGGCTATGATAATATCAATAAAGTATTTGACGGGCATTCCAATAAAACAATGGCATTGCAAAAGCCAGGCACTTATTTTTACCAGCTGGAGTATAATGACAAAGGTAGGGCTAAATATAAAACAGGTTATATTTTATTAAAATATTAA
- a CDS encoding glycoside hydrolase family 127 protein — protein sequence MLSIKWLKLSVYVFTIVITVKTANAQSYLPEYNDARMTIKPQTAIKAYAFDLKEVTLLESPFKQAMQADVAYLLSIEPDRLLSAFRTHSGLKAKGKMYEGWESSGLAGHTLGHYLSAIAMHYASTGDPEFLKRVNYIVNELNECQAARKTGYIGAIPKEDTIWAEVAKGNIRSRGFDLNGGWSPWYTVHKVMAGLLDAYLYCNNKQALNICKKMANWTGETIKNLDDEKLQKMLLCEYGGMAETLVNLYAINGDKKYLDLSYKFYDKRILDPLAQKQDVLPGKHSNTQIPKIIASARRYELTGDKKDKAIADFFWETVTNNHSYATGGNSNYEYLGEPGKLNDKLTENTTETCNTYNMLKLTRHLFAVDPSAPLMDYYEKALYNHILASQNHTNGMMCYFVPLRMGGKKEYSTPFDTFTCCVGSGMENHVKYNESIFFRGDDGSLYVNLFIPAVLNWKEKGLTLKQESNLPASDRISFTVGTLKPVTLAIRIRKPHWAINPSIKVNGQKQQVIADAQGYFVLNRKWRNNDKIEFTTPENIYTEAMPDNANRRAIFYGPVLLAGVLGNTEPDPLKGVPVFVTSETDPNKWLQMVTTDQLSFKTVNVSKPEEVKLIPFNQTKDEYYSVYWDVFTPGTWAVQQKAYDEQKKKQQQLEARTTDILRIGEMQPERDHNFSGENAITGEDHQKKWRSTENGGYLLYEMKVDANAQNTLINTYWGMDNRGRIFDILIDGIKLSTEDLNKYKESRFYDISYTIPIELTKGKQKVTVKLLPKEGNSAGPVYGSRMIKE from the coding sequence ATGTTATCAATTAAGTGGCTTAAGTTAAGTGTGTATGTTTTTACAATAGTAATAACAGTTAAAACAGCAAACGCGCAATCATACCTACCTGAGTATAACGACGCAAGAATGACCATTAAGCCGCAAACAGCTATAAAAGCTTATGCTTTTGATTTGAAGGAGGTAACATTATTGGAAAGTCCTTTTAAACAGGCTATGCAGGCAGATGTGGCTTATTTACTTTCGATTGAGCCTGACCGCCTGCTCTCTGCGTTCCGTACCCATTCGGGTTTAAAAGCTAAGGGAAAAATGTACGAAGGCTGGGAATCATCAGGCCTTGCGGGCCATACACTTGGACATTACCTGTCGGCCATAGCTATGCATTATGCATCAACCGGAGACCCTGAGTTTCTAAAACGCGTAAATTATATTGTTAACGAACTTAATGAATGCCAGGCAGCACGCAAAACCGGCTATATAGGGGCGATACCCAAAGAAGATACGATTTGGGCAGAAGTTGCCAAAGGCAATATTCGCTCAAGGGGTTTTGACCTGAATGGCGGCTGGTCGCCATGGTACACTGTGCATAAGGTTATGGCAGGACTGTTGGATGCCTATCTGTATTGCAATAACAAACAGGCCCTTAACATTTGCAAAAAAATGGCCAATTGGACCGGTGAAACCATAAAAAATCTGGACGATGAGAAACTTCAAAAGATGCTGTTATGCGAGTATGGCGGCATGGCAGAAACACTGGTTAATTTATACGCCATAAACGGCGACAAAAAATATCTTGATCTGTCGTACAAATTTTATGACAAACGAATATTGGATCCCCTTGCCCAAAAGCAGGACGTATTGCCAGGCAAACATTCCAATACCCAGATTCCTAAAATCATTGCCAGCGCCAGGCGATATGAACTTACCGGCGATAAAAAAGACAAAGCAATTGCTGATTTTTTTTGGGAAACAGTTACTAATAACCACTCTTATGCTACCGGCGGCAACAGCAATTACGAATATCTTGGCGAACCCGGTAAACTGAATGATAAGCTTACAGAAAATACAACAGAAACCTGCAATACCTATAACATGCTTAAGCTGACCAGGCATTTGTTTGCGGTTGATCCTTCGGCACCGTTAATGGATTATTATGAAAAGGCTTTATATAATCATATCCTGGCATCCCAAAACCATACCAACGGCATGATGTGCTATTTTGTTCCTCTAAGAATGGGTGGCAAAAAGGAATACAGCACCCCTTTTGATACTTTTACCTGCTGCGTTGGGTCGGGCATGGAGAATCATGTTAAATATAATGAAAGCATTTTTTTCAGGGGCGATGACGGCAGCCTGTATGTTAACCTTTTTATACCGGCTGTACTAAACTGGAAAGAAAAGGGGTTAACCTTAAAACAAGAGAGCAACCTGCCTGCAAGTGACAGAATTAGCTTTACAGTAGGTACCTTAAAGCCGGTAACGCTGGCTATCCGTATTAGAAAACCACATTGGGCAATAAATCCTTCGATTAAGGTGAACGGACAAAAACAGCAAGTAATTGCAGATGCACAGGGTTATTTTGTTTTAAACCGTAAATGGAGAAATAACGACAAAATAGAATTTACAACGCCTGAAAATATTTATACAGAAGCGATGCCTGACAATGCGAACAGGCGCGCGATATTTTATGGCCCCGTATTGCTGGCCGGCGTATTGGGTAATACAGAGCCGGATCCGCTTAAAGGTGTTCCCGTTTTTGTTACCAGCGAAACCGACCCAAACAAATGGCTGCAAATGGTTACTACAGATCAATTAAGTTTCAAAACAGTGAATGTGTCAAAGCCGGAAGAAGTTAAACTGATTCCCTTCAACCAAACTAAAGACGAATACTATTCGGTTTATTGGGATGTATTTACCCCTGGCACATGGGCAGTGCAGCAAAAGGCCTACGATGAGCAAAAGAAAAAGCAGCAGCAACTTGAAGCGCGTACCACAGATATATTGCGAATTGGTGAAATGCAGCCGGAACGCGACCATAACTTCAGCGGCGAGAATGCTATTACCGGCGAAGACCATCAAAAAAAATGGCGGTCAACAGAAAATGGCGGTTACCTTTTATATGAAATGAAAGTTGACGCAAATGCACAAAACACCCTTATCAACACCTACTGGGGCATGGATAACAGGGGCAGGATATTTGATATATTGATCGATGGCATAAAACTATCAACTGAAGATTTAAACAAGTACAAGGAAAGCCGTTTTTACGATATCAGCTACACCATTCCAATTGAGCTAACAAAAGGAAAACAAAAAGTAACAGTTAAATTATTACCAAAGGAAGGCAACAGTGCCGGCCCGGTTTACGGCAGCCGTATGATAAAAGAATAA